From the genome of Vibrio porteresiae DSM 19223, one region includes:
- a CDS encoding nucleotidyltransferase family protein: MSLLLRTTAIMLLLISRAPAFAAMSVDTSAKEDRSESQNEISSSVFRHSLSGLYGIQSNNTRVIQPYSDFTVLYSKAHQAQHELESLCKSAALQTTTSVHFSGVKSEQRALDKIDTEFNGQAERITDLARATIVADDVPSLVRAYEVLNRQATIVKVKNRFKHPAPSGYRDLNVLVRLPKTQIVAEVQLHLKDIAAVKNGAEHDIYEQIQQIERRALKENRELSTMEMAQIEKVRQQSQQLYQQAWQPYITTQLQAA; encoded by the coding sequence ATGAGCCTATTGTTACGCACGACCGCGATCATGCTGCTGTTGATCAGCCGCGCGCCTGCATTTGCAGCCATGTCGGTCGATACCAGCGCTAAGGAAGATCGTAGCGAATCGCAAAATGAAATCAGCTCAAGTGTCTTTCGTCATAGTTTGAGTGGTCTTTACGGTATTCAAAGCAACAACACTCGAGTGATTCAACCCTACAGCGACTTTACTGTGCTCTACAGTAAAGCTCACCAAGCACAACATGAATTGGAAAGTTTGTGTAAAAGTGCCGCCCTGCAAACCACCACATCCGTGCATTTCTCAGGCGTGAAATCAGAGCAACGTGCCTTAGATAAAATTGATACCGAGTTTAATGGTCAAGCAGAACGTATCACCGACCTTGCTCGCGCAACGATTGTTGCTGACGATGTGCCAAGCTTAGTTCGAGCTTACGAAGTGCTTAATCGCCAAGCGACCATAGTCAAAGTGAAAAACCGCTTTAAGCATCCTGCACCATCTGGCTATCGTGATTTGAACGTGCTCGTTCGTCTGCCTAAAACGCAAATCGTTGCTGAAGTTCAATTGCACTTGAAAGACATTGCCGCAGTGAAAAACGGGGCAGAACATGACATCTACGAACAGATTCAACAAATTGAGCGTAGAGCGTTAAAAGAGAATAGAGAGTTAAGTACCATGGAAATGGCACAAATAGAAAAAGTAAGACAGCAATCCCAGCAGCTATATCAGCAAGCCTGGCAACCTTATATTACAACTCAGCTGCAGGCCGCTTAA
- the ihfA gene encoding integration host factor subunit alpha encodes MALTKADLAESLFEKLGFSKRDAKETVEVFFEEIRRALEGGEQVKLSGFGNFDLRDKNQRPGRNPKTGEDIPISARRVVTFRPGQKLKARVENLKDVK; translated from the coding sequence ATGGCGCTCACAAAGGCCGATTTGGCAGAAAGCCTGTTTGAAAAATTAGGTTTCAGCAAACGTGATGCCAAGGAAACGGTTGAGGTGTTTTTCGAAGAAATTCGTCGAGCACTCGAAGGCGGCGAACAGGTAAAACTCTCTGGTTTCGGCAACTTCGATCTGCGTGATAAAAATCAACGTCCAGGTCGTAATCCGAAAACAGGGGAAGACATTCCTATTTCCGCACGACGTGTCGTAACGTTCCGCCCAGGGCAAAAACTGAAAGCCCGTGTCGAGAACCTAAAAGACGTCAAATAA